The genomic interval AATGTGCAGCAATGAAGCCACTGTAAACATTCGCTTTAATGAGTGTAATGATCGTTATTCAAGGCAggtaaaggtaaaagaaaaaataccgcTTGTAACTAATGGCAACTGCAACATTTACTCCTGCTTACATGAAcactataaaaaataaaagaatgaaaaaaagactttGCTCGATATCTTTCAGTGTGTTAGCCTTCATAACTTTAATCTAATCGCTCATGTTTAAGTAATCCTGTCTGTGCTCGTCCATCTCGCCTGTTCGCTAACACACGCCGGTGCGGTGATGCATGGATGAGCGGCCCGATCAGCCCTACACCGGAATTATGACCTAAAAACACGAATAATTAAcccatctttattattgtttttcctctctctccagttaTAATGAATCATAGTAAATCAGAGGTTCGTGGCCGTCATGCCGCCCCCAGACACCAGGTTTACACTCTGGCACACATACATTTTCAAAACAACGCAGTAAAGTTCGTGGCGATGAACAATGAatgttgctggtggtgatgaaaatgtCAGGTGATGGGAAGGAGCAGATGAGGGAAGATGACGACAATAGGAACGAACTAATACCGCTGATAGGATGAAAGGTAGAAATAAAAGACACTTACTGGATATATACGAGATTGCCCAAGTGTTGTGATTCCACCGTCCACGTGTGACGCTAGTGTGTTACTTGCAGGCCAGGATGAATGATTACTAAGGGAAATAAATAGCGGCACAACTTCTGATTTTTCCTGGATTGTTGAactaaagtaaaaggaaaaaagagatcaGAACAGTGGAAGGTTTTGTAAGACTATTCTACACTGGTTAAGAAATACAAAGGGAGAAGAACCAAGTGGAAAGTCTCGCAACACTATGCAATAACTACTAGCGGGAGACAAGCCAGTATATTGAAGGGTTTCGTAACTCATGTCATGCATAAGTTCTACTCACGCGACACATAATAATCCGTCACTTGATGTGCTACCTAACGGGATGACACACCTCACAGCGATAACGTCCAGCACTGTCTGCACGCGTTACACGAAGGTCACCGCACCACACCAGCCCCCGCTGCAACAAGGAAGTTTCCAGACTACTACCATCCAAATTtggtttatccatttatctcttAGGGACTGTCACCTCAGTGGGACTTTTTCTCTTGGCCATTAtgcctcttacataaaaaaaaaaggcctgcgTGGAATAACGTAACATGTGAAGAAACTACAGTAAGTACTTAGTTTGTTGACATGTTTCATCCCTGTACTATCGAAATGTCCTAAatgtcttttcatcttttttatcgaATTCAGAGACGCATTTTTTGTACATAAGTGTTCTGGCACATTCGGGCATGTCAGCCGTCATCGGTGAGACGTTGTGTATTCAAGGCTCTCCGGTGCCACCTTCAACTTCAACAttcacatttatatttttcctgatGCCTTACAACACTCCACCTTCATTAGCTCTGTACTCGTGTTGTCTTCATCAAAACCTGGTGCCCGCCGCCGCCCTCACAGACTTAAAGTGAACACAAGTGAACTGAGAGCGCCTCCTACACAGCTTAACCATCCACCAAAGTTAAAAGTAATAAGGCGTAATATAATGAACTACTGAAATAACATAATTAGAACGAATAAAATTGAAATCAGAAATGTTCGAGACCAACACGAACTACTTTTAATGTTTACCaaaggaaaatttaaaaaaatagaaagaaaattgcCGAGATGAAGTCTGCGAGTCAGACGCTTTCTTACGAATatatcttgctttcttttcatctacttTGTTAGTTGTTGCtggcttttttttcctaaaaaaaaaagaaaaaaaagataaaatccctaaacattctttcttcattccagaTATgtacaaatgaaggaaaacaaaattacacacacacacacacacacacacacacacacacacacacacacacacacacacacacacacgaaataaataagaaataattaagTGAATAGAATATATTGTGAGCGATTTCACCCAGCAGCGAATGAAAGTTTGGCCGCAAACCACTTACTTCTTAGGAGATGAATGTTAGCTAAATGACCACATGTGCAGTTGAAGTGCGTGGACGGTCAGTGTGCCATGATGCGTGAAGGAAAAGCTGAGGCGGTGCATAATATCACCTACAACACAAAGGAAAGTCGTCTTGGGCGCCTTTTATACTTGGCAAGCTTTTATCGTAATTGCACTTAGCGTGTGAAACAGTGAATTTATCAGACAACCAAACCACTCGCTGAGAACAGGTCTTTTCTATTAAGGTGTCAGAAGgatcgacaaaaaaaaaaaataaataaaatgaaaaaaaaaaaaaaaaatagcgcaAGAACTAAGAGAAATCCCAATCTATTTCCTGATACGTCTTGATATTCATTCCTCTATTGAAAAGGTTCCGagtacaggaaggaagaaatacagaaatgatAGAGTATGCAAACCACGCTTCTTTTGGCCACAAGTATAAGATGCCCCTATTAGTGTACCAGTAAGAGCAGTTTTTTGAAGAGTATAATGGCACAGTTAACTTTACTTCTCTCATGGGATCACCTGCTTCCCGTGAACTTTCCTTCCAGTGCACTTttcaccctcccttcaccctcagTGTTTGGAGCCGCCACGGAATATCTCTTGGTCATTACGTTTTGATGCCTGCCATTAATATTCTATAGGGTTTGGGTAGGCCACTGAAGAGAGACCCACTGTGATGAGCggcatttttctcttctactatgCATGGTAAAAGTTTCTGGTGAATATACTTGGATCTCTCTGCTCAAGATATCAATAACTGGAAAAATCTtattgtgaggtgtgtgtgtgtgtgtgtgtgtgtgtgtgtgtgtgtgtgtgtgtgtgtgtgtgtgtgtgtgtgtgtgtgtgtgtgtgtgcaaagaatTTTCCTCAGCTGTTAAATATCTGTGTCATTCAATCAAGCGAACTCACCAGTTTCTCTACGAGTCTACGGCAAAAGTTTTTAAAAGCCTttacttggtgattttctacTTCACGAAAGCTGCCTCCAACACCGCGCTCATATTAATGTTCTCAAAGGTGTTGTACTTAGCAATacttgatttgtttatttactcatttattaatttactcattctattcatattttaacctaatttttttctgtatggcATTTGACAAGACATTAATAGAAATCAATGTAATATGAGGAGTAATTAGTTTTCATAATTAGATGATCATTATTTCgaatacttatttttttaattatgagATACGCTCTTCGCATAGAAATGTGGCAGCATGAGCGGTGGTCTTTAACATTACTCCGATTTCTGTAAAACAGAAATGTGACGAAATCACTAGGTCAGGCGGGCAGGTGACTCATTTTGCCCGCGCAGTGACGTCACGCACAGGCCAGTACCCATCTACCTGGATGGGTTAGCTGGAGTATACCGTATAGGTTTATGttgaggaggagatagagtaaACTCTTTATgctatataatttttattactaAACAGTTTATCACTATAACATATGAATATATAGGCaattgctatctctctctctctctctctctctctctctctctctctctctctctctctctctctctctctctctctctctctctctctctctctcatacacacacacacacacacacacacacacacacacacacacacacacacacacacacacacaaaccgagTACCGTAACCTACGAtgtaattttcatcttttttctaacCATTCCTCTACAGTCAACATTGGTGAGTGGAACGTGTCTCTTCTGTTGGTCATGTttgataatttttatttaggTGCCTTATTCTAAAGAAGATGGATATCTTAGCAAAAAATGAAATTATATCAGATGGTAAGTCAAGTCCAGCAAGCTCCATttctgaacctaacctaacctaacctaacctaaagtttTTACACAAGCTGTACCTTCCGTAAGAGTTTCCCCATGCACAGCTTTAAATACTTCTCTCATTACCAATAACTGTGAGGAAAATCTTTCGGAAGGCATATATAAATTACCTCTACTGACCATTTCAGTCCATGACTTATCAGAAGATTCACAGTTCCCCTGCCTGATACCCTAAATTTGGATATTTTAAATAGAATTTCTTTAAAATATAAAGTAGGGACTGGTCTTCTATGACTGTGCTTGCCGATTGtaacatattttcattttccttatttctgcaATCATCATGAAACTCTACTGACACTTCttcatccacctcttccacaTCCACATCTTCCATATCTTTAAACAGAAGACTTGTTAAGCAAAGTTCCAGTGCAGTTTCTCACTTTTGAGTTGACTTCACTGTCAACAGCTTGTGcagaattattttctttaagtcCATATATCTAGCACGCCATTGCTGTACTTCATCTTTCAAGGTCTCTATTTTCATACATAAGTTTTCATGGATTTTCTGGCAGTCTTTACACGATGGCAATGACCTACTTTCACTTTGCAACTGAAGACCTGtatcacttcttactccatcaGCAGATGACTGTGTTGCTGTATCATCCTCGTCACTAATGTCCACCTCTGAGCTTCCACTTGGGTTACTTATCTTGTCACACAGCATCTTTTCTACACTTCTATGCTGGTTTCGCTTGTTTGCCCTCTCTGTCCTCTCGATGGAAATCTCTTTTGTACTGGTCCCTGAACAATGCAAATTTAGTATTAGAACATTCATATGGAGATTGATATAACATCTATAGGCGTCATTGAAAATATCAGTAATTTCTGTACATGATACACCCAAAATAAGCATCACATAGACTCATCTATAAGACTAACATACATCATGGTACCAGTAGTTATATAATGATCTTTGATGTAAAATAATCGTTACTTACGTACATTACAAACAGTACAACAACACTTACCATTTGGAAGGAGTGATGGTACAGCTTCATTCTTTAGAAGTCGTTTATTCCGAGGACTTTCAATACCAAGTAAACGACTTTTCATATCATCAATGTAGTCTTCTGATGTAAAATGTTCAGAACACACAACAGCATTCTTGGAATTAATTTTGTCACTTCGCCGACACACATTTATCcacacttttcttaatttctcatCTCTTGGAAATCTGAAGTATCTTATGTTTTTCTCACCTACTATAGTTTTTTCATTGCTACAGCCGAATACTGCGCACTGGCTTGGCATAGTGATGTGTCCTGTACAAGGTTCAGAGACAGActacaagcaaacacacatgaAGGGACATTGGAATGCGGAGTATTTCCACACCTGTTTAGGCTTAGTTGGCCTGCACGTGACGTCAGGTCACCTGCGCGACTTGCCTCGACCTGCCTGACCTAGTGTATGTAGATCTGGATGTTTCTGAAATAGAACGATAGACGAATAAAATAGACTCTGTAAATAAATTGTTAGTGATGAGTCATTAGAAGAACGAATAACCAACACACGTAAATGAATCACAAGAAGCGATTACTTTATCATAAGCATCATTACATCAATAATTAACAATAAAGCACCTCGCTCCACACCCATTACGAAGCAAAAACCTTGtccacaaataataataataataataataataataataataataataataataataataataataaaaataataataataataacgacaacgacaacaacaacaacaataataataataatgataataataataacaataataataata from Portunus trituberculatus isolate SZX2019 chromosome 47, ASM1759143v1, whole genome shotgun sequence carries:
- the LOC123520814 gene encoding THAP domain-containing protein 3-like; amino-acid sequence: MPSQCAVFGCSNEKTIVGEKNIRYFRFPRDEKLRKVWINVCRRSDKINSKNAVVCSEHFTSEDYIDDMKSRLLGIESPRNKRLLKNEAVPSLLPNGTSTKEISIERTERANKRNQHRSVEKMLCDKISNPSGSSEVDISDEDDTATQSSADGVRSDTGLQLQSESRSLPSCKDCQKIHENLCMKIETLKDEVQQWRARYMDLKKIILHKLLTVKSTQK